One window of Pseudomonas urmiensis genomic DNA carries:
- a CDS encoding ABC transporter permease: MLLTPNAMGRPLRVGLYLTTGVIAAFLLLPILFIVLLSFGSSQWLVFPPPGWTFKWYGQFFSNPEWMEAALASLKVAVLTTICAVALGLPTAFALVRGRFPGREMLYGLFTLPMIVPLVIIAVAVYALFLKLGYTGTLFAFVVSHVIVALPFTIISIINSLKLFDQSIEDAAVICGASRLQAIFKVTFPAIRPGMIAGGLFAFLVSWDEVVLSVMMASPNLQTLPVKMWTTLRQDLTPVIAVASTLLIGLSILVMLIAAALRRRNPASA, from the coding sequence ATGCTCCTGACGCCCAATGCCATGGGCCGCCCGCTGCGGGTTGGCCTGTACCTGACCACCGGGGTGATCGCAGCCTTCCTGTTGCTGCCGATCCTGTTCATCGTCCTGCTGTCGTTCGGCTCGTCGCAGTGGCTGGTATTCCCGCCGCCGGGCTGGACCTTCAAGTGGTACGGCCAGTTCTTCTCCAACCCTGAGTGGATGGAGGCCGCCCTGGCCAGCCTCAAGGTCGCCGTGCTGACCACGATCTGTGCAGTGGCGCTGGGCCTGCCCACCGCCTTCGCCCTGGTACGCGGGCGCTTTCCTGGCCGGGAGATGCTCTACGGGCTGTTCACCCTGCCGATGATCGTGCCGCTGGTGATCATCGCCGTGGCGGTGTACGCGCTGTTTCTCAAGCTTGGCTACACCGGCACGCTGTTCGCCTTCGTGGTCAGCCATGTGATCGTCGCCCTGCCGTTCACCATCATCTCGATCATCAACTCGCTCAAGCTGTTCGACCAGTCGATCGAAGACGCCGCGGTCATCTGCGGCGCCTCGCGGCTGCAAGCGATCTTCAAGGTGACCTTCCCGGCCATTCGCCCAGGGATGATCGCCGGCGGCCTGTTCGCCTTTTTGGTGTCGTGGGACGAAGTGGTGCTGAGCGTGATGATGGCCAGCCCCAACTTGCAGACCCTGCCAGTGAAGATGTGGACCACCCTGCGCCAGGACCTGACCCCCGTCATTGCGGTGGCCTCGACCCTGCTGATCGGCCTGTCGATCCTGGTCATGCTCATCGCCGCCGCCCTGCGCCGGCGCAACCCAGCCAGCGCCTGA
- a CDS encoding ATP-binding protein: protein MKSVSDNDANSPHSPMPSFLLGGGTVSTLLQSLDWDTSPLGAPADWSASLKTLMATILPAKAQIVLFWGADYVALYNEAYAPTIGAKHPRALGRAGQENWSELWDDLEPLLRGVRETGETFSANDRPFYIERRGLGETAYFDVSYSAVREADGSVGGVLCIVTETTERVQFQRRQAFLLELGQALPGMDEPEAIEAYALRRLGEELGASRVFFGEDLGDGQHLRVARDWVDGVTSLTGEQNYQAFAAQLHDQLASGMSVQSDFPAGTSADLCASLHVPVLQASGLEAMLTVQFHTPHVFVEDECLLVQETAKQVWKAITHARAERALRASAAHLEATFAELMALNESLEERVASMLSEREAAMLQLHEVRKMEMIGQLTGGIAHDFNNMLTPIIASLELIRRRPDDIGRSTRLIDGALQAADRARNLVGRLLSFARRQTLKPQAVSLAMLVGDMRELIARSLGPTIEVVVQIDARLPSVLVDPHQLELAVLNLVVNARDAMNSGGRLLISAGGADTGPPRPEGVAGQQLWLQVADNGCGMDEEVLARCFEPFYSTKGVGKGTGLGLPMVQGLAGQSGGGFAIHSRPGEGTQATLWLPQGEPHVVDAGSPAQEPPRAREATRVLLVDDEEIVRHATALQLRDLGYEVSEAASPAQARALIAQGLVMDVLVTDQIMSDETGAQFAHQLRQQHQDLPVLIITGYANLSPRELYGFEVLRKPFRRAELAESLARLLRISA, encoded by the coding sequence ATGAAATCAGTTTCGGACAACGACGCAAACTCCCCGCATAGCCCGATGCCGAGCTTCTTGCTCGGTGGCGGCACGGTCAGCACGTTGCTGCAGTCGTTGGACTGGGACACCTCGCCATTAGGGGCGCCGGCCGATTGGTCCGCCAGCCTGAAAACGCTCATGGCCACTATTCTTCCGGCCAAGGCGCAGATCGTGTTGTTCTGGGGCGCCGACTACGTAGCGCTGTACAACGAGGCGTATGCGCCGACTATCGGAGCCAAGCATCCACGTGCCCTGGGCCGAGCGGGGCAGGAGAACTGGAGCGAGCTGTGGGACGATCTTGAACCGCTGCTGCGCGGCGTGCGCGAAACCGGCGAAACCTTTTCGGCCAATGATCGGCCGTTCTATATCGAACGCCGAGGCTTAGGTGAAACGGCCTACTTCGATGTCTCCTACTCAGCCGTGCGCGAGGCCGATGGCAGCGTTGGCGGCGTGCTCTGTATCGTTACCGAAACCACCGAACGGGTGCAGTTCCAGCGCCGCCAGGCCTTTCTGCTGGAGCTGGGGCAGGCGTTGCCGGGCATGGATGAGCCTGAGGCCATCGAAGCCTACGCGCTGCGCCGGCTGGGCGAGGAGCTTGGCGCCTCACGGGTATTTTTTGGCGAAGATCTCGGCGATGGTCAGCACCTGCGGGTTGCCCGCGACTGGGTCGATGGCGTGACCTCGCTGACCGGTGAGCAGAACTACCAGGCCTTCGCTGCGCAATTGCACGATCAACTGGCCAGCGGCATGAGCGTCCAGAGCGATTTCCCCGCCGGTACTTCGGCCGATCTGTGCGCCAGCTTGCATGTGCCCGTGCTCCAGGCGAGCGGTTTGGAGGCGATGCTGACGGTGCAATTTCATACCCCTCATGTGTTCGTCGAGGACGAGTGCCTGTTGGTCCAGGAAACCGCCAAGCAGGTCTGGAAGGCCATTACCCACGCCCGCGCCGAGCGGGCCTTGCGCGCCAGTGCTGCACACCTGGAGGCGACCTTTGCCGAACTGATGGCGCTCAATGAGAGCCTGGAGGAGCGCGTCGCCAGCATGCTCAGCGAGCGCGAAGCGGCGATGCTGCAACTGCACGAAGTGCGCAAGATGGAAATGATCGGCCAGCTGACCGGTGGCATCGCCCATGACTTCAATAACATGCTCACCCCGATCATCGCTTCGCTTGAGCTGATCCGCCGCCGCCCGGACGATATCGGCCGCTCGACCCGACTGATCGATGGGGCGCTGCAAGCGGCGGATCGCGCGCGCAACCTGGTCGGCCGCCTGCTCAGCTTCGCGCGCCGGCAGACCCTCAAACCCCAGGCAGTGTCACTGGCCATGCTGGTCGGTGACATGCGCGAGTTGATTGCCCGTTCGCTGGGGCCAACCATCGAGGTGGTGGTGCAGATCGATGCGCGACTGCCCAGCGTGCTGGTCGACCCGCACCAGTTGGAGCTGGCAGTGCTCAACCTGGTGGTCAATGCCCGCGATGCGATGAACAGTGGCGGGCGTCTGCTGATCTCTGCCGGTGGCGCCGACACAGGCCCGCCGCGGCCAGAGGGTGTGGCCGGACAACAGCTGTGGCTGCAAGTGGCTGATAACGGCTGTGGCATGGATGAAGAAGTCCTGGCTCGCTGCTTTGAGCCGTTCTACTCGACCAAGGGTGTCGGCAAGGGGACGGGGCTCGGCCTGCCGATGGTGCAGGGCTTGGCAGGGCAATCGGGGGGCGGTTTTGCCATTCATTCGCGCCCGGGCGAGGGCACCCAGGCGACGCTCTGGCTGCCGCAGGGAGAGCCCCATGTGGTCGACGCGGGCAGCCCAGCTCAAGAGCCGCCACGGGCTCGTGAGGCTACGCGGGTGCTGCTGGTGGATGACGAAGAGATCGTGCGCCATGCCACCGCGCTGCAGTTGCGCGACCTGGGCTACGAGGTGAGCGAGGCCGCCAGCCCGGCGCAGGCACGCGCCTTGATCGCTCAGGGGCTGGTCATGGATGTGCTGGTCACCGACCAGATCATGAGTGACGAGACCGGCGCCCAGTTCGCCCATCAACTGCGCCAGCAGCATCAGGACCTGCCCGTGTTGATCATCACCGGCTACGCCAACCTCTCGCCGCGTGAGCTTTACGGTTTCGAGGTGCTGCGCAAACCCTTTCGCCGCGCAGAGCTGGCTGAAAGCCTGGCGCGGCTGCTGCGGATCAGCGCCTGA
- a CDS encoding DUF1330 domain-containing protein — MKAYWIAHVDVTDPEQYQQYTQRAPAAFQAYGGRLLARGGRSEALEGRPTPQRSVVIEFESYEQALACYRSAEYQQACCHRQGVATAEVIIVEGVD, encoded by the coding sequence ATGAAGGCCTATTGGATTGCCCATGTCGATGTGACCGATCCTGAGCAGTACCAGCAATACACCCAGCGCGCACCGGCGGCGTTCCAGGCGTATGGCGGGCGGTTGCTGGCGCGGGGCGGGCGTAGCGAAGCGCTGGAAGGGCGACCAACCCCGCAGCGCAGTGTGGTCATTGAGTTCGAGTCGTATGAACAGGCGCTGGCCTGCTATCGCTCGGCCGAGTATCAACAGGCCTGCTGCCATCGCCAGGGGGTGGCGACGGCTGAGGTGATCATCGTCGAAGGGGTAGATTGA
- a CDS encoding Lrp/AsnC family transcriptional regulator, with the protein MDRTDRKILAELQQDGRLSVTDLAERVGLSLSPCHRRLKALEESGAIVGYHARLAPAALGLNFAALVFVTLREVTRQPVADFEAALAQIPQIVEAQRLFGDPDYLLHVVARDLPAFQKLYDEQLTSIPNVKRLSSTLVMKEVIQDRLLPM; encoded by the coding sequence ATGGACAGAACCGATCGCAAGATCCTTGCCGAGCTGCAACAAGACGGTCGCTTGTCGGTAACCGACCTGGCCGAGCGCGTCGGCTTGAGCCTCTCGCCCTGCCATCGACGCTTGAAAGCACTGGAGGAATCTGGCGCCATTGTGGGCTATCACGCACGCTTGGCGCCGGCGGCGCTAGGCTTGAACTTCGCCGCGTTGGTCTTCGTGACCTTGCGCGAAGTCACCCGCCAGCCGGTGGCGGACTTTGAAGCGGCGCTGGCGCAGATTCCGCAGATCGTCGAGGCGCAGCGCTTGTTTGGCGATCCGGACTACCTGCTGCATGTGGTAGCGCGTGATCTCCCGGCGTTTCAGAAACTCTATGACGAGCAGTTGACCAGCATCCCCAACGTCAAGCGGCTGAGCTCGACGCTGGTGATGAAAGAAGTGATTCAGGATCGATTGTTGCCAATGTAG
- a CDS encoding LysE family translocator — MAISVLAAFWAVSLLFVITPGADWAYAISAGMRGRWVMPAVAGMLSGHFLATLVVAAGVGSLIAGHPLALSLLTLAGSAYLLWLGGNLLLRPAAPEAAQADEAGSGARWALKGFCVSGLNPKVFLLFLALLPQFTDPSSTWPLPLQILLLGLVHLFSSLVVYLLVGYGAKAVLRSRPAAARLVGRVSGSAMMVIGVSLIAGQLI, encoded by the coding sequence GTGGCTATCAGTGTGTTGGCGGCGTTCTGGGCCGTATCGTTGCTGTTTGTCATTACCCCGGGTGCCGATTGGGCCTACGCCATCTCGGCCGGTATGCGTGGACGCTGGGTGATGCCTGCGGTAGCTGGCATGCTCTCGGGGCACTTTCTCGCGACACTGGTGGTGGCCGCCGGGGTCGGTAGCCTGATCGCCGGGCATCCGCTGGCACTGTCGCTGCTGACCTTGGCTGGCTCCGCTTACCTGCTGTGGTTGGGCGGTAATCTGCTGTTGCGCCCGGCAGCGCCCGAAGCGGCCCAGGCCGATGAAGCAGGATCGGGGGCACGCTGGGCGCTCAAGGGGTTTTGCGTCAGCGGTCTGAACCCCAAAGTGTTCTTGCTGTTTCTGGCCTTGCTGCCACAGTTCACCGATCCATCCTCAACTTGGCCGCTACCGCTGCAGATTCTGCTGCTGGGGTTGGTCCACCTGTTCAGCTCGCTGGTGGTCTACCTGCTGGTCGGCTACGGCGCCAAGGCTGTATTGCGCAGCCGCCCGGCGGCGGCGAGGCTGGTCGGCAGGGTGTCGGGTTCGGCGATGATGGTGATCGGGGTGAGTTTGATAGCTGGGCAACTGATCTAA
- the ribBA gene encoding bifunctional 3,4-dihydroxy-2-butanone-4-phosphate synthase/GTP cyclohydrolase II: MAFNSIEELLEDYRQGKMVLLVDDEDRENEGDLLIAAEHCDAAAINFMARQARGLICLTLTDEHCQRLGLEQMVPSNGSAFSTAFTVSIEAASGVTTGISAADRARTVAAAMAPNARPEDLVQPGHIFPLRAREGGVLTRAGHTEAGCDLARLAGFSPASVIVEVLNDDGSMARRPDLEVFAAQHGIKIGTIADLIHYRLSTEQTIKRIGERELPTVHGTFRLVTYEDRIEGGVHMAMVMGEIRREQPTLVRVHVIDPLRDLVGAEYAGPANWTLWAALEKVADEGAGVVVILANHESSQALLERVPQLTQPVRAYQRGQSKVYSEVGTGAQILQDLGVGKLRHLGPPLKYAGLAGYELEVVQSIPFEPAITG; encoded by the coding sequence ATGGCTTTCAACAGCATCGAAGAACTACTCGAGGACTACCGGCAAGGCAAGATGGTCCTGCTGGTGGATGACGAAGACCGTGAGAACGAAGGCGATCTGTTGATCGCCGCCGAACACTGCGACGCCGCCGCCATCAACTTCATGGCCCGCCAGGCGCGTGGGCTGATCTGCCTGACCTTGACCGACGAGCACTGCCAACGGCTGGGCCTGGAGCAGATGGTGCCAAGCAACGGCAGCGCCTTCAGCACTGCCTTTACCGTGTCGATCGAGGCTGCCAGCGGCGTCACCACCGGCATCTCGGCGGCCGATCGCGCCCGCACCGTGGCTGCCGCCATGGCGCCCAACGCGCGGCCTGAGGACCTGGTCCAGCCGGGGCATATCTTCCCCCTACGCGCCCGTGAAGGCGGCGTACTGACCCGTGCCGGGCATACCGAAGCGGGTTGCGACCTGGCCCGCCTGGCCGGTTTCAGCCCGGCCTCGGTGATCGTCGAGGTGCTCAACGATGACGGCAGCATGGCCCGCCGCCCGGACCTGGAGGTGTTCGCCGCCCAGCACGGGATCAAGATCGGCACCATCGCCGACTTGATCCACTACCGGTTGAGCACCGAGCAGACCATCAAACGCATCGGCGAACGTGAACTGCCGACGGTGCATGGCACCTTCCGCCTGGTGACCTACGAGGACCGCATCGAGGGCGGGGTGCACATGGCCATGGTGATGGGCGAGATCCGTCGCGAACAGCCAACCCTGGTGCGCGTGCATGTGATCGACCCGCTGCGTGACCTGGTCGGCGCCGAGTACGCCGGGCCGGCCAACTGGACCCTGTGGGCGGCGCTGGAGAAGGTCGCCGACGAGGGTGCGGGGGTGGTGGTGATCCTGGCCAATCACGAGTCTTCCCAAGCCCTGTTGGAGCGGGTGCCGCAACTGACCCAGCCGGTGCGTGCGTATCAGCGTGGGCAATCGAAGGTGTACTCGGAGGTCGGCACCGGGGCGCAGATTCTGCAGGACCTGGGCGTGGGCAAGCTGCGTCACCTGGGGCCGCCGCTCAAGTATGCGGGGCTGGCGGGGTATGAACTGGAGGTGGTGCAGAGCATCCCGTTCGAGCCTGCAATTACAGGGTGA
- a CDS encoding purine-cytosine permease family protein produces MTSAANSAPLIEKHTIGYVPPQDRHGKVRDLFTLWFGGNIAPLPIVTGALGVQLFHLNLVWGIVAILVGHLLGGVLMALHSAQGPQMGIPQMIQSRAQFGSLGALLVVVIAGVMYIGFFASNIVLAGKSLHGVAESVPVPVGIVIGALGSGIIGIIGYRFIHVLNRIGTWVLGVGIVVGFGYIFSHVQSDDFLTRGGFNLAGWLATVSLAALWQIAFAPYVSDYSRYLPADVKVSSTFWTTYLGSALGSSLSFVFGAVAVLAIPAGMDTMDAVKLATGAIGPLMLVLFLLSVISHNALNLYGAVLSIITLIQTFAYRWIPTAKSRAVLSLIVLAACCVVAVFASADFIGHFVDMVLVLLVVLVPWTAINLIDFYVIHKGDYDIDSIFKVDGGIYGRYNPQALIAYAVGIVVQIPFMNTPLYVGPVAEHINGADLSWLVGLAITSPLYWWLASRDSAYRRRQTSAKLAAAA; encoded by the coding sequence ATGACCAGTGCAGCCAACTCGGCACCTCTAATAGAAAAACACACGATCGGCTACGTGCCCCCGCAAGACCGCCATGGAAAGGTAAGGGATCTGTTCACCCTGTGGTTCGGCGGCAACATCGCGCCCCTGCCCATCGTCACTGGCGCCCTGGGCGTGCAGTTGTTTCATCTGAACCTGGTGTGGGGCATCGTCGCCATCCTGGTCGGTCATCTGCTCGGAGGCGTGCTGATGGCGCTGCACTCGGCGCAAGGCCCGCAGATGGGCATTCCCCAGATGATCCAGAGCCGCGCCCAGTTCGGCTCGCTCGGCGCGTTGCTGGTGGTGGTCATCGCTGGGGTGATGTACATCGGCTTCTTCGCCTCCAACATCGTCCTGGCCGGCAAGTCGCTGCATGGGGTCGCCGAGTCGGTTCCAGTGCCGGTCGGTATCGTGATCGGTGCGCTGGGCTCGGGCATCATCGGCATCATCGGCTACCGCTTCATCCACGTGCTCAACCGCATTGGCACCTGGGTCCTGGGGGTCGGCATCGTGGTCGGTTTTGGCTACATCTTCAGCCATGTCCAGAGCGATGATTTCCTCACCCGTGGCGGTTTCAACCTCGCCGGCTGGCTGGCCACCGTATCGCTGGCGGCGCTGTGGCAGATCGCCTTCGCGCCGTATGTGTCGGATTACTCGCGCTACCTGCCGGCAGACGTGAAGGTGTCGTCGACGTTCTGGACCACCTACCTGGGCTCGGCCCTGGGTTCGAGCCTGTCGTTCGTGTTCGGCGCGGTGGCGGTGCTGGCGATCCCGGCGGGCATGGACACCATGGACGCCGTCAAACTCGCCACCGGCGCAATTGGCCCGTTGATGCTGGTGCTGTTCCTGCTCAGCGTGATCAGCCACAACGCCCTCAACCTGTATGGCGCAGTGCTGTCGATCATTACCCTGATCCAGACCTTCGCTTATCGCTGGATCCCGACCGCAAAGAGCCGCGCGGTGCTGTCGCTGATCGTCCTGGCCGCCTGCTGCGTGGTGGCGGTGTTCGCCTCGGCGGACTTCATCGGCCACTTCGTCGATATGGTCCTGGTGCTGCTGGTCGTGCTGGTGCCGTGGACGGCGATCAACCTGATCGACTTCTATGTGATCCACAAGGGCGACTACGACATCGACTCGATCTTCAAGGTCGATGGCGGCATCTACGGGCGCTACAACCCGCAGGCACTGATCGCCTATGCCGTGGGCATCGTGGTGCAGATCCCATTCATGAACACGCCGCTGTATGTCGGGCCGGTAGCCGAGCACATCAACGGCGCCGATCTGTCGTGGCTGGTGGGCCTGGCGATCACCTCGCCGTTGTACTGGTGGCTGGCCAGCCGCGACAGTGCCTATCGCCGTCGGCAGACCAGCGCCAAACTGGCAGCGGCAGCCTGA
- a CDS encoding polyamine ABC transporter substrate-binding protein, which translates to MLLSKRVTAVLSASLLTLACQASQAADSLNFVSWGGTTQDAQKQAWAEPFSKASNIKVVQDGPTDYGKLKAMVESGNVQWDVVDVEADFALRAAAEGLLEPLDFNTIQRERIDPRFVSDHGVGSFFFSFVLGYNEGKLGANKPVDWSALFDTKTYPGKRALYKWPSPGVLELALLADGVAPDKLYPLDLDRAFNKLDTIKKDIVWWGGGAQSQQLLASGEASLGQFWNGRVYALQQDGAPVGVSWKQNLVMADFLVIPKGAKNKDAAMKFLANAASAKGQAEFANLTAYAPVNLDSVSQLKPELASNLPTAYAQDQVTLDFAYWAKNGQAIAARWNEWLVK; encoded by the coding sequence ATGCTGTTGAGCAAACGTGTAACCGCAGTGCTGTCCGCCAGCCTGCTGACCCTGGCCTGCCAGGCCAGCCAAGCCGCCGACAGCCTGAACTTCGTCAGCTGGGGTGGAACGACCCAGGATGCGCAAAAACAGGCATGGGCCGAGCCCTTCTCCAAAGCCAGCAACATCAAGGTCGTGCAAGACGGGCCCACCGACTACGGCAAACTCAAGGCCATGGTCGAGAGCGGCAACGTGCAATGGGACGTGGTCGATGTAGAAGCGGACTTCGCCCTGCGTGCCGCCGCCGAGGGCCTGCTCGAACCTTTGGACTTCAACACCATCCAACGCGAGCGCATCGACCCGCGCTTCGTTTCCGACCACGGCGTCGGCTCGTTCTTCTTCTCCTTCGTCCTGGGCTACAACGAAGGCAAGCTCGGGGCCAACAAGCCGGTGGACTGGTCAGCGCTGTTCGACACCAAGACCTACCCTGGCAAGCGCGCCCTGTACAAATGGCCAAGCCCAGGCGTGCTGGAACTGGCGCTGCTGGCTGACGGCGTGGCGCCCGACAAACTCTACCCACTGGACCTCGACCGGGCCTTCAACAAGCTCGACACCATCAAGAAAGACATCGTCTGGTGGGGCGGCGGCGCGCAGTCGCAGCAGCTGCTGGCCTCTGGTGAGGCGTCGCTGGGGCAGTTCTGGAACGGCCGGGTCTACGCCCTGCAGCAAGATGGCGCGCCGGTTGGGGTGAGCTGGAAGCAGAACCTGGTCATGGCCGACTTCCTGGTCATTCCCAAAGGCGCCAAGAACAAGGATGCGGCCATGAAGTTCCTGGCCAACGCCGCCAGCGCCAAGGGCCAGGCCGAGTTCGCCAACTTGACGGCCTACGCCCCGGTCAACCTGGACAGCGTCAGCCAGCTCAAACCCGAGCTCGCCTCCAACCTGCCGACCGCCTACGCTCAAGACCAGGTGACGCTGGACTTCGCCTACTGGGCGAAGAACGGCCAGGCCATCGCTGCCCGCTGGAATGAGTGGCTGGTCAAATGA
- a CDS encoding ABC transporter permease translates to MKVAINALHNAQGAASGSGAPGAAMHRPSLSQRWRGSRNLLPALLFLGLFFFAPLIGLLLRGVLEPVPGLGNYEQLFANSAYARVLFNTFSVAGLVTLISVLLGFPLAWAITLVPKGWGRWLLNIVLLSMWTSLLARTYSWLVLLQASGVINKALMAMGIIDAPLEMVHNLTGVVIGMSYIMIPFIVLPLQATMHAIDPMVLQAGSICGASPWTNFWKVFLPLCRSGLFSGALMVFVMSLGYYVTPALLGGAQNMMLPEFIVQQVQSFLNWGLASAAAALLVLITLVLFYLYLKLQPESPVGNAR, encoded by the coding sequence ATGAAAGTCGCCATCAATGCCCTGCACAACGCGCAAGGTGCCGCCAGCGGCAGCGGCGCACCAGGAGCGGCCATGCACCGTCCGAGCTTGAGCCAACGCTGGCGTGGCAGCCGCAACCTGCTGCCGGCTCTGTTGTTCCTTGGCCTGTTCTTCTTCGCCCCGCTGATCGGCCTGCTGCTGCGCGGGGTGCTGGAGCCAGTGCCGGGGCTGGGCAACTACGAGCAGCTGTTTGCCAACTCGGCCTATGCGCGGGTGCTGTTCAACACCTTCTCGGTGGCCGGCCTGGTGACCCTGATCAGCGTGCTGCTGGGCTTCCCACTGGCCTGGGCGATCACCCTGGTGCCCAAGGGCTGGGGCCGCTGGCTGCTGAACATCGTACTGCTGTCGATGTGGACCAGCCTGCTCGCGCGCACCTACTCATGGCTGGTGCTGCTGCAGGCCTCGGGGGTGATCAACAAGGCGCTGATGGCCATGGGGATCATCGATGCGCCGCTGGAAATGGTCCACAACCTCACGGGCGTGGTGATCGGCATGAGCTACATCATGATCCCGTTCATCGTCCTGCCGCTGCAGGCGACCATGCACGCGATCGACCCGATGGTGCTGCAGGCCGGTTCCATCTGTGGCGCCAGCCCTTGGACCAACTTCTGGAAAGTGTTCCTGCCGCTGTGCCGCTCGGGGCTGTTCTCCGGTGCCTTGATGGTGTTCGTCATGTCGCTCGGTTACTACGTCACCCCGGCCCTGCTCGGCGGCGCGCAGAACATGATGCTGCCTGAGTTCATCGTCCAGCAGGTGCAGTCGTTCCTCAACTGGGGCCTGGCTAGCGCCGCTGCTGCCCTGTTGGTACTGATCACCCTGGTGCTCTTCTACTTGTACCTGAAGCTGCAACCGGAATCGCCGGTTGGTAACGCGAGGTAA
- a CDS encoding LysR family transcriptional regulator yields the protein MNPYEDMRIFAQVMEAGSFTAAAERLGLSKQFVSRRVMQLEERLGVRLLNRSTRRLDATPLGQQYYQSALRLLSEVQQVEQDISGQTQALRGTLRLSAPLSFAMSHLGCLLTEFLQLHRQLDVEVDLSDRAVDLIGEGYDLALRIGSLEDSSLIARRIADIERVYCASPDYLARRGTPAVPEALREHDCLPYGHARQVQWQFKHQGKALAIAVTGRMRANNGELLRDAAIAGMGITYLPAFIVERALAEGRLVALLEPWTPPALQLSAVYPQHRQVARPVQAFVAFLRERLGRL from the coding sequence ATGAACCCTTACGAAGACATGCGTATTTTTGCCCAGGTCATGGAAGCCGGCAGCTTCACCGCCGCTGCCGAGCGCCTGGGGCTGTCCAAGCAGTTCGTCAGCCGCCGCGTGATGCAACTCGAAGAGCGCCTGGGCGTGCGCCTGCTCAACCGTTCGACGCGGCGTCTGGATGCCACGCCATTGGGCCAGCAGTACTACCAGTCGGCCTTGCGTTTGCTCAGCGAAGTGCAGCAGGTCGAGCAAGACATCAGCGGCCAGACCCAGGCGTTGCGTGGCACCTTGCGCTTGAGTGCGCCGCTGTCATTCGCCATGAGCCATCTGGGCTGTTTATTGACGGAGTTCTTGCAACTGCATCGGCAACTGGACGTCGAAGTCGACCTGAGTGACCGGGCGGTGGACCTGATTGGCGAGGGCTATGACCTGGCACTGCGCATTGGTAGCTTGGAGGATTCCAGTCTGATTGCGCGGCGGATTGCCGATATCGAACGGGTCTACTGCGCAAGCCCCGATTATCTGGCGAGACGCGGCACGCCAGCAGTGCCTGAAGCGCTGCGTGAGCATGATTGCCTGCCTTATGGGCATGCACGGCAGGTGCAGTGGCAGTTCAAGCATCAGGGCAAGGCCCTGGCCATTGCGGTGACGGGGCGAATGCGCGCGAACAATGGCGAGCTGCTCAGGGATGCGGCGATTGCCGGGATGGGCATTACCTATCTGCCAGCGTTCATCGTCGAGCGGGCATTGGCAGAGGGCAGGTTGGTCGCACTGCTGGAGCCGTGGACACCGCCAGCGCTGCAGCTGTCGGCGGTGTACCCACAGCACCGGCAAGTGGCCCGGCCGGTGCAGGCGTTCGTGGCGTTTTTGCGTGAGCGCTTGGGGCGGCTATAG